A genome region from Flavobacterium sp. includes the following:
- a CDS encoding class I SAM-dependent methyltransferase, with amino-acid sequence MKNEELQAIASQLKHPSGEKGIEMGNMMNETNINMTKHSIQNLNISKENRILELGHGNAGHVEFLFEQAEKLKYYGLEMSELMFQEARQINRNFVSQKQAFFSLYDGNTIPFEDGLFDKIFTINTIYFWQKPEELLSEIYRVLKPSGTFCLTFAEEDFMKTLPFTQFEFELYSTEKAQNLIKKSDFKIVYTETQTEKVKSKTGELVERAFTTIVLEK; translated from the coding sequence ATGAAAAATGAAGAACTACAAGCCATCGCCTCACAACTAAAACATCCATCGGGAGAAAAAGGAATTGAAATGGGAAATATGATGAACGAAACAAACATCAATATGACCAAGCATTCCATTCAAAATCTAAATATTTCAAAGGAAAATAGAATTCTGGAACTAGGCCACGGAAACGCAGGGCATGTTGAATTTCTATTTGAACAAGCGGAAAAACTAAAATACTACGGACTGGAAATGTCGGAACTGATGTTTCAGGAAGCGCGACAGATCAATCGAAATTTTGTTTCCCAAAAACAGGCTTTCTTTTCACTTTATGACGGAAATACGATTCCGTTTGAAGATGGATTATTCGATAAAATATTTACCATAAATACGATTTATTTCTGGCAAAAACCTGAAGAATTGCTTTCAGAAATCTACAGAGTTTTAAAACCAAGCGGTACTTTTTGTTTGACATTTGCCGAAGAAGATTTCATGAAAACACTGCCTTTTACCCAATTTGAATTTGAATTGTACAGCACGGAAAAAGCGCAGAATTTGATCAAAAAATCAGATTTTAAAATCGTTTACACTGAAACCCAGACTGAAAAAGTAAAAAGTAAAACCGGCGAATTGGTCGAAAGAGCTTTTACGACTATTGTGCTGGAGAAATAA
- the metF gene encoding methylenetetrahydrofolate reductase [NAD(P)H]: MKVTEHIENAKGKTLFSFEIIPPQKGKSIQELYDNIDPLMEFKPPFIDVTTSREEYIYIDRGNGLLDKKLTRMRPGTLGICASIKHKYNVDTVPHLLCGGFTQEETEYMLVDCQYLGINNVMALRGDAMKDEQSFVPKAGGNHYAVDLVRQIKDLNCGKYLHELMDTDNKADFCIGVAGYPEKHLESPSLQSDLKRLKEKVDAGADYVVTQMFFDNSKYFAFVEKAREMGITIPIIPGIKPIAVQRHLQVLPQIFRIDLPEDLIDAVDKCKNNAEIKQVGIEWAIQQSLELKAAGVPFLHYYSMGKSENIRQIASKVF, from the coding sequence ATGAAAGTAACAGAACATATAGAAAACGCCAAAGGGAAAACATTATTCTCATTTGAAATTATTCCGCCTCAAAAAGGGAAAAGCATTCAGGAATTATACGATAATATTGATCCATTAATGGAGTTTAAACCACCATTTATTGATGTAACCACTTCTCGTGAAGAGTACATTTATATTGATCGCGGTAATGGACTTTTGGACAAAAAACTGACTCGTATGCGTCCGGGAACGCTTGGAATCTGCGCTTCTATAAAACATAAATACAATGTTGATACTGTTCCGCATTTGCTTTGCGGCGGATTTACGCAGGAAGAAACCGAATATATGCTGGTTGATTGTCAATATTTAGGAATCAATAATGTAATGGCGCTTCGAGGCGATGCAATGAAAGACGAACAATCTTTTGTGCCAAAAGCTGGTGGTAATCATTACGCAGTTGATTTGGTTCGTCAAATCAAAGATTTAAATTGTGGAAAATATCTACATGAATTAATGGATACAGATAATAAAGCAGATTTCTGTATTGGTGTTGCGGGTTATCCTGAAAAGCATTTAGAATCTCCTTCTTTACAATCAGATTTAAAACGATTAAAAGAAAAAGTAGACGCAGGAGCAGATTATGTGGTAACACAGATGTTTTTTGACAACTCAAAATATTTTGCCTTTGTAGAAAAAGCAAGAGAAATGGGCATCACCATTCCGATTATTCCTGGAATTAAACCAATTGCTGTTCAAAGACATTTACAAGTTTTACCACAGATTTTCAGAATCGATTTGCCTGAAGATTTAATTGATGCTGTTGATAAATGCAAAAACAATGCTGAAATCAAACAAGTCGGAATCGAATGGGCGATTCAGCAGTCATTAGAATTAAAAGCCGCAGGAGTTCCGTTTTTACATTATTATTCAATGGGTAAATCTGAGAATATCCGCCAGATCGCAAGTAAGGTTTTTTAA
- a CDS encoding homocysteine S-methyltransferase family protein, which yields MAITIQEAIKKNILILDGAMGTMLQRYNFSEEDFRGERFKDFPHPLKGNNDLLSLTQPQAIRDVHAAYFEAGADIVETNTFSGTTIGMADYHMEDLVYELNYESAKLAREVADEFTAKNPEKPRFVAGSIGPTNRTASMSPDVNDPGYRAVTFDDLRIAYKQQAEALMDGGCDLLLVETIFDTLNAKAALFAIEEVKEERNLDIPIMVSGTITDASGRTLSGQTVEAFWISVSHIPLLSVGFNCALGADLLKPYLKTLAHNTSFNVSAHPNAGLPNAFGQYDETPEQTQAFIKEYLEDNLINIIGGCCGTTPDHIRLMAEVAKDYKPRVAPGLV from the coding sequence ATGGCAATAACAATTCAAGAAGCAATAAAAAAAAATATCCTAATCCTTGACGGAGCAATGGGAACAATGTTGCAACGCTATAATTTCTCAGAAGAAGATTTCAGAGGAGAGCGTTTCAAAGATTTCCCACATCCGTTAAAAGGAAACAACGATTTACTATCCCTAACACAACCACAAGCAATCCGCGATGTACATGCCGCTTATTTTGAAGCTGGTGCTGACATCGTAGAAACCAACACCTTCTCAGGAACGACAATCGGTATGGCCGATTATCACATGGAAGATTTGGTTTACGAGTTAAACTATGAATCGGCAAAACTCGCGCGCGAGGTTGCCGATGAGTTTACCGCAAAAAATCCGGAGAAACCACGTTTCGTTGCCGGTTCAATCGGACCTACAAACCGTACAGCAAGTATGTCGCCAGACGTAAATGATCCAGGTTACAGAGCCGTAACGTTTGACGATTTACGAATTGCGTACAAACAACAAGCAGAAGCTTTAATGGACGGTGGCTGTGATTTACTTTTAGTAGAAACAATCTTTGATACATTAAACGCAAAAGCAGCACTTTTTGCAATTGAAGAAGTAAAAGAAGAACGAAATCTTGATATTCCAATCATGGTTTCAGGAACGATTACAGATGCTTCAGGAAGAACACTTTCTGGACAAACCGTTGAAGCGTTTTGGATTTCAGTTTCACATATTCCGTTATTAAGCGTTGGATTCAATTGCGCTCTTGGAGCCGATTTGCTGAAGCCGTATTTGAAAACATTAGCACATAATACAAGCTTTAATGTTTCGGCGCATCCAAACGCAGGATTGCCAAACGCTTTCGGACAATACGATGAAACACCAGAGCAAACACAGGCTTTCATTAAAGAATATTTAGAGGATAATTTAATCAATATCATCGGAGGTTGTTGCGGAACAACTCCAGATCATATTCGATTAATGGCTGAGGTTGCAAAGGATTATAAGCCTAGAGTGGCGCCAGGTTTAGTGTAA
- the metH gene encoding methionine synthase has product MTEKRRDLVLSGLEPLIITPESVFVNVGERTNVTGSRKFLRLIKEEKYDEALDIARQQVEGGAQIIDINMDEGMLDGVTAMTKFLNLIAAEPDISRVPIMIDSSKWEIIEAGLKVVQGKSVVNSISLKEGEEAFIHHAKLIKRYGAAAIVMAFDEVGQADNYDRRVEICARSYDILVNKVGFPPQDIIFDLNIFPVATGMEEHRLNALDFFRGTKWVRENLPHAHISGGVSNVSFSFRGNDTVREAMHSVFLYHAIKEGMTMGIVNPEMLTIYDDIPKDLLEYVEDVILDRRDDATERLLDFAESVKGEAKSDEKTVQEWRFGTVQERITHSLVKGIDAFIEEDVEEARLTATKPIEVIEINLMAGMNVVGDLFGSGKMFLPQVVKSARVMKKAVAYLLPFIEASKQAGDKQGNGKILMATVKGDVHDIGKNIVSVVLACNNYEIVDLGVMVPPEKIIAAAIEHEVDIIGLSGLITPSLDEMVYLAKELDKQDIKIPIMIGGATTSRAHTAVKIAPQYRETVIHVNDASRAVTVAGNLLDHNRKIYAADIRAEYDSFRETFLNRSRDKNFLTIEDARKNKLQLDWSEYTPVKPKTIGAQTIEVELDVLVPYIDWTPFFQTWELYGKYPTILTDEIVGKEATSVFNDAQAMLKVILAEKKLKAKGIYGIFPANQVDDDDIELRDENGKVLEKFLTLRQQSQKTKGAPNIALADFILPKESGIEDYMGAFCVTTGFGVDEWAAEYEKNLDDYNSIMVKALADRFAEAFAEYLHERVRKDFWGYDSEESLTNEELIKETYKGIRPAPGYPACPDHLEKPTIWKLLDVEKQIGVKLTESMAMWPASSVSGYYFGNPKSRYFGLGKIKEDQVTDYAKRRNVPLDYAMKWLNPNIAD; this is encoded by the coding sequence ATGACAGAAAAAAGAAGAGACCTTGTATTATCAGGATTAGAACCGTTGATTATTACGCCGGAAAGTGTTTTCGTGAATGTTGGTGAGCGTACAAACGTAACAGGTTCAAGAAAATTCCTAAGATTAATCAAGGAAGAGAAATATGACGAGGCACTTGATATTGCAAGACAGCAGGTAGAAGGTGGAGCACAGATCATCGATATTAATATGGATGAAGGAATGCTTGACGGTGTTACGGCAATGACCAAATTTTTGAATTTAATTGCTGCAGAACCAGATATTTCGAGAGTGCCGATTATGATCGACAGTTCGAAATGGGAAATCATTGAAGCTGGTCTAAAAGTAGTACAAGGAAAAAGCGTTGTAAACTCGATTTCGTTAAAAGAAGGAGAAGAAGCTTTTATTCATCACGCCAAATTAATCAAACGTTACGGAGCGGCGGCGATTGTTATGGCTTTTGACGAAGTAGGTCAGGCCGATAATTACGATCGTAGAGTGGAGATTTGTGCGCGTTCGTATGATATTTTGGTGAACAAAGTTGGGTTTCCTCCACAGGACATTATTTTCGATTTGAATATTTTCCCAGTTGCAACGGGAATGGAAGAGCATAGATTGAACGCATTGGATTTCTTTAGAGGAACAAAATGGGTTCGCGAAAATCTTCCGCACGCACATATTAGTGGTGGAGTAAGTAACGTTTCGTTTTCTTTTAGAGGAAATGATACCGTTCGTGAAGCCATGCATTCTGTGTTTTTATACCACGCGATTAAAGAAGGAATGACAATGGGAATTGTAAATCCGGAAATGCTTACGATTTACGATGATATTCCGAAAGACTTATTAGAATACGTTGAAGACGTAATTTTAGATAGACGCGACGATGCAACCGAAAGACTTTTGGATTTTGCTGAAAGTGTAAAAGGGGAAGCAAAAAGCGACGAAAAAACGGTTCAGGAGTGGCGTTTTGGAACTGTTCAGGAGCGTATTACACATTCATTGGTAAAAGGAATCGATGCTTTTATTGAAGAAGATGTTGAAGAAGCGCGTTTGACAGCAACAAAACCAATTGAAGTTATTGAGATTAACTTAATGGCTGGTATGAATGTGGTTGGAGATTTATTCGGAAGCGGAAAAATGTTCTTGCCTCAGGTTGTAAAATCGGCACGTGTAATGAAAAAAGCGGTTGCTTATTTATTGCCATTTATTGAAGCCAGCAAGCAAGCCGGAGACAAACAAGGAAATGGAAAAATCCTGATGGCAACCGTAAAAGGCGACGTTCACGATATTGGTAAAAACATCGTTTCGGTAGTTTTGGCTTGTAATAACTACGAGATTGTAGATCTTGGTGTTATGGTGCCTCCGGAAAAAATCATTGCAGCGGCGATTGAACATGAAGTAGATATCATTGGATTAAGCGGACTGATCACGCCTTCGCTTGACGAAATGGTATATTTAGCCAAAGAATTAGACAAACAAGATATTAAAATCCCAATTATGATTGGAGGAGCAACCACTTCGCGTGCGCATACTGCCGTGAAAATTGCACCTCAATACAGAGAAACTGTAATTCACGTAAACGATGCTTCGAGAGCCGTTACTGTTGCAGGAAATCTGTTAGATCATAATAGAAAAATATATGCGGCAGATATTCGTGCAGAATACGATTCGTTTAGAGAAACGTTCTTAAATCGTTCAAGAGATAAAAACTTCCTGACGATTGAAGATGCTCGTAAAAACAAATTACAATTGGATTGGTCTGAATATACTCCGGTAAAACCAAAAACAATTGGCGCACAAACCATCGAAGTAGAATTGGATGTTTTGGTTCCGTATATCGACTGGACACCTTTTTTCCAGACTTGGGAATTGTATGGAAAATATCCGACAATTTTAACCGATGAGATTGTGGGTAAAGAAGCGACATCTGTTTTTAATGATGCTCAGGCGATGCTGAAAGTTATTTTGGCTGAGAAAAAACTAAAAGCAAAAGGTATTTACGGAATTTTCCCTGCGAATCAGGTGGATGATGACGATATCGAATTGCGTGATGAAAACGGAAAAGTATTAGAGAAATTCTTAACGCTTCGTCAGCAGTCGCAAAAAACAAAAGGCGCTCCAAATATTGCTTTAGCCGATTTTATTCTGCCAAAAGAAAGCGGAATTGAAGATTATATGGGAGCTTTCTGCGTAACAACCGGTTTTGGTGTAGATGAATGGGCTGCTGAATATGAAAAGAATCTAGACGATTATAATTCGATTATGGTGAAAGCGCTTGCCGATCGTTTTGCCGAGGCTTTCGCCGAATATCTTCACGAGAGAGTTCGTAAGGATTTCTGGGGTTACGATTCAGAGGAATCTTTAACCAACGAAGAATTGATCAAAGAAACTTATAAAGGAATTCGTCCGGCTCCGGGTTATCCGGCTTGTCCAGATCACTTGGAAAAACCAACAATCTGGAAACTCTTAGATGTTGAAAAACAAATTGGAGTGAAACTAACAGAAAGTATGGCAATGTGGCCGGCTTCATCGGTTTCAGGATATTACTTCGGAAATCCAAAAAGCCGTTATTTCGGACTCGGAAAAATAAAAGAAGATCAGGTTACAGATTACGCCAAACGCCGAAATGTACCGCTTGATTACGCAATGAAATGGTTAAACCCTAATATAGCAGACTAG
- a CDS encoding HEPN domain-containing protein — protein MESFRTEIENPVVQKEIIELEKKIHLFRGGKIDDERFRSLRLARGIYGQRQEGVQMIRIKLPYGKVTSEQLRRITEVSDEYSTGRLHITTRQDIQIHYVSLDRTPELWADLAKDDITLREACGNTVRNITGSELAGVDVNEPFDVSPYAHGLFQYLLRNPICQEMGRKFKISFSSSDEDTALSYLHDLGFIPKIKDGQKGFKIMFGGGLGSQPAHAELLSEFVPVNEIIPTAEGIIRIFDRYGERAKRMKARMKFLIKEMGKDVFLDLVEKEKKAIAFETYEIDTTAFDGPITEPLLEVPQVTIEDTEAYEAWKKSNVIKQKQDGYYAIGIKVLLGDFYTDKARLLADLIKNYGANELRFSLRQNIVIRNIKEENLPFFYQELAKLDFVQLGYNSVGDITACPGTDTCNLGIASSTGIAEELERVLSTEYPQYLNNREIEIKISGCMNACGQHNMSAIGFQGMSINSGKLVAPALQVLLGGGRLGNGAGRFADKVIKVPSRRGPDALRTILNDFDANGSGQKFLDYYDTKGEKYFYEILKPYADVTNLTEADFVDWGNADNYVKAVGVGECAGVVIDLVATLLFEAKEKLILAQESFNEKKWSDAIYHAYAGFVNGAKALLLAENQKTNHHAGIVDLFDTVFIETSKIELNSTFKDLVYQINKNEPSEAFAKDYIAQATVFFDKIETFRAQELANA, from the coding sequence ATGGAAAGTTTTAGAACAGAAATAGAAAATCCGGTAGTTCAGAAGGAGATTATCGAATTAGAAAAAAAGATTCACTTATTCCGCGGAGGAAAAATTGATGATGAGCGTTTTCGTAGTCTTCGTTTAGCGCGTGGAATCTACGGTCAGCGTCAGGAAGGCGTTCAGATGATTCGTATCAAATTGCCTTATGGAAAAGTGACCAGCGAGCAGTTAAGAAGAATTACAGAAGTGTCTGATGAATATTCTACAGGACGTTTGCACATTACAACACGTCAGGATATTCAGATTCACTATGTGAGTTTAGACAGAACACCTGAACTTTGGGCAGATTTGGCTAAAGACGATATTACACTTCGTGAAGCTTGTGGAAACACCGTTAGAAATATCACAGGAAGCGAATTGGCTGGAGTTGACGTAAACGAACCATTTGATGTTTCGCCTTATGCACACGGACTTTTTCAATATTTGTTAAGAAACCCAATCTGTCAGGAAATGGGACGTAAATTTAAAATTTCGTTCTCATCTTCAGACGAAGATACGGCTTTGAGTTATTTGCATGATTTAGGATTTATTCCGAAAATTAAAGACGGACAAAAAGGTTTCAAAATCATGTTCGGAGGAGGTTTAGGATCTCAGCCAGCACATGCTGAATTGCTTTCAGAATTTGTTCCCGTAAACGAAATCATTCCAACAGCAGAAGGAATCATTCGTATTTTCGACAGATACGGAGAGCGTGCAAAAAGAATGAAAGCGCGTATGAAATTCTTAATCAAAGAAATGGGGAAAGATGTTTTCCTTGATTTGGTTGAAAAAGAGAAAAAAGCCATCGCATTTGAAACATACGAAATAGATACAACCGCTTTCGACGGACCAATTACAGAACCGTTATTAGAAGTTCCGCAAGTTACAATCGAAGATACAGAAGCGTATGAAGCGTGGAAAAAATCGAATGTAATTAAACAGAAACAAGATGGTTATTATGCGATTGGAATCAAAGTTTTATTAGGCGATTTTTATACTGATAAAGCCAGATTATTAGCCGATTTAATTAAAAATTACGGAGCAAATGAATTGCGTTTTTCATTGCGTCAAAATATTGTAATACGAAACATAAAAGAAGAGAATCTTCCTTTCTTTTATCAAGAATTAGCCAAACTTGACTTTGTTCAATTAGGATATAATTCAGTTGGAGATATTACGGCATGTCCGGGTACTGATACTTGTAATTTGGGGATTGCAAGTAGTACCGGTATTGCAGAAGAATTAGAAAGAGTTTTAAGTACAGAATATCCTCAGTATTTAAACAACCGTGAAATCGAAATTAAAATTTCAGGCTGTATGAATGCCTGCGGACAACATAATATGTCTGCAATTGGATTTCAGGGAATGTCTATCAACTCAGGAAAACTGGTAGCTCCGGCTTTACAGGTTTTATTAGGTGGAGGAAGATTAGGAAACGGAGCAGGACGTTTTGCTGATAAAGTAATCAAAGTACCTAGCCGTAGAGGTCCGGATGCGTTGCGTACCATCTTAAATGATTTTGATGCCAACGGAAGCGGACAAAAATTCCTAGATTATTATGATACAAAAGGAGAAAAATATTTCTACGAAATCTTAAAACCGTATGCAGATGTAACAAATTTAACAGAAGCTGATTTTGTGGATTGGGGTAACGCAGACAATTACGTAAAAGCAGTTGGAGTTGGAGAATGTGCCGGAGTGGTGATCGATTTAGTAGCGACATTATTATTTGAAGCTAAAGAAAAATTGATCCTGGCTCAGGAATCTTTCAACGAGAAAAAATGGTCAGATGCTATTTATCATGCTTATGCAGGATTTGTAAACGGTGCAAAAGCATTGTTATTGGCAGAAAACCAAAAAACAAACCACCACGCAGGAATCGTTGATTTGTTTGATACAGTTTTCATCGAAACTAGTAAAATAGAATTAAACTCAACTTTTAAAGATTTGGTTTACCAAATCAATAAAAATGAACCATCTGAAGCTTTCGCTAAAGATTACATTGCACAAGCAACAGTTTTCTTTGATAAAATCGAAACTTTCAGAGCACAGGAATTAGCAAATGCATAA
- a CDS encoding NAD(P)/FAD-dependent oxidoreductase produces the protein MIKTDILIIGAGPTGLFAVFEAGLLKLKCHILDALPQPGGQLSELYPKKPIYDIPGFPEVLAGDLVDGLMEQIKQFEPGFTLGERAETVEKQEDGTFIVTSNKGTKFHAPVIAIAGGLGSFEPRKPLIEDIEFYEDKGVKYFIKNPEKFRDKRVVIAGGGDSALDWSIFLANVASEVTLIHRRNEFRGALDSVEKVQELKSAGKIKLITPAEVIGINGAEHVESLDIEENGAHRKIDCDYFIPLFGLTPKLGPIGDWGLEIEKNAIKVNNALDYQTNIPGIFAIGDVNTYPGKLKLILCGFHEATLMCQAAYGIINPGKKYVLKYTTVSGVDGFDGTRKEAPKAVVKAIV, from the coding sequence ATGATTAAAACAGATATACTTATAATTGGAGCAGGGCCAACAGGTTTATTTGCCGTATTTGAGGCAGGATTGTTAAAATTAAAATGCCACATTTTAGATGCGCTTCCACAACCAGGAGGACAACTATCAGAGTTATATCCAAAAAAGCCAATTTATGATATTCCTGGATTCCCAGAAGTATTAGCCGGAGATTTAGTTGACGGATTAATGGAGCAAATCAAACAATTTGAGCCAGGATTTACTTTAGGAGAACGTGCTGAAACAGTTGAAAAGCAAGAAGACGGGACTTTCATTGTAACATCAAACAAAGGAACTAAATTCCACGCGCCAGTTATCGCAATCGCTGGAGGTTTAGGAAGTTTTGAGCCTCGTAAACCACTTATCGAAGATATCGAGTTTTATGAAGATAAAGGAGTAAAATACTTCATCAAAAATCCTGAGAAATTCAGAGATAAAAGAGTTGTTATTGCAGGAGGAGGAGATTCAGCATTAGACTGGTCAATTTTCTTGGCAAATGTAGCTTCAGAAGTAACTTTAATCCACAGAAGAAACGAATTTAGAGGAGCTTTAGATTCTGTAGAAAAAGTACAGGAATTAAAATCAGCAGGAAAAATCAAATTGATCACGCCAGCTGAAGTTATCGGAATCAACGGTGCTGAGCATGTTGAATCATTAGATATTGAAGAAAACGGCGCACACCGTAAAATCGACTGCGACTATTTCATTCCACTTTTCGGATTAACACCAAAATTAGGTCCAATTGGAGACTGGGGATTAGAAATCGAGAAAAATGCCATTAAAGTAAATAATGCGTTAGATTACCAAACTAATATTCCGGGAATCTTTGCTATTGGAGACGTAAATACATACCCAGGAAAATTAAAATTAATCCTTTGCGGTTTCCACGAAGCAACTTTAATGTGCCAGGCTGCATACGGAATCATCAACCCAGGTAAAAAATACGTATTGAAATACACAACAGTATCGGGTGTAGACGGTTTCGACGGAACTCGTAAAGAAGCTCCAAAAGCGGTTGTGAAGGCGATTGTTTAA
- the cobA gene encoding uroporphyrinogen-III C-methyltransferase: MHNIKPKITLVGAGPGDPDLLTLKAVKALAEANVVLYDALANEEILDYAPKNAIRIFVGKRIGNHAYTQDQINQLIVDNALTYGNVVRLKGGDPFIFGRGGEEIDFAESFGIETIVVPGISSVVAVPASQGISITKRGISESFWAITGTTSDRKLSSDIALSAKSSATVVILMGMHKLPQIIDLFQKEDKGNLPVAIIQNGTTTEEKVGIGTVDSILEVVKEKELGSPAIIVLGEVVRESHKLKGFYEEFLSKEIVR; this comes from the coding sequence ATGCATAATATAAAACCCAAAATAACTTTAGTCGGTGCAGGTCCGGGCGATCCCGATTTACTGACGCTGAAAGCTGTAAAGGCATTGGCTGAAGCAAATGTGGTTTTATACGATGCTTTGGCCAATGAAGAAATTCTGGATTATGCACCAAAAAATGCGATTCGAATTTTTGTTGGAAAAAGAATCGGAAATCATGCCTACACGCAGGATCAGATTAATCAATTGATTGTAGATAATGCCTTGACTTATGGAAACGTTGTGAGATTAAAAGGCGGAGATCCATTTATTTTTGGAAGAGGTGGCGAAGAAATTGATTTTGCAGAAAGTTTCGGAATAGAAACAATCGTAGTTCCAGGAATTTCATCAGTAGTTGCAGTTCCGGCAAGTCAGGGAATTTCAATTACCAAAAGAGGCATTTCAGAAAGCTTTTGGGCAATCACAGGCACAACTTCTGATAGAAAATTATCTTCAGATATTGCCTTATCAGCGAAATCATCAGCAACCGTTGTGATTTTGATGGGAATGCACAAATTGCCTCAAATCATCGATTTGTTTCAGAAAGAAGATAAAGGAAATTTACCCGTTGCAATCATTCAAAACGGAACAACAACGGAAGAAAAAGTGGGCATTGGAACAGTAGATTCGATTTTAGAAGTTGTAAAAGAAAAAGAATTAGGTTCGCCAGCTATTATTGTTTTAGGGGAAGTTGTCCGCGAAAGCCATAAACTAAAAGGTTTTTACGAAGAATTTCTATCAAAAGAAATCGTAAGATAA
- a CDS encoding bifunctional precorrin-2 dehydrogenase/sirohydrochlorin ferrochelatase has product MEQNELYPIFLKLHNLNVLIVGGGNVGLEKLSFLLKSSPNANVEVVAKEFHLEIKVLAEKHPSITLTRSKFKKKMLKKRHMVIACTDDLKVNKRVYDLARERYLICNIADTPDLCDYYLGGIVTKGNVKIAISTNGKSPTTAKRLREFFEEVIPEDINQMVENLNEYRKTLKGNFEEKVKRMNEITSSLKNKE; this is encoded by the coding sequence ATGGAACAAAACGAATTATATCCAATATTTCTAAAGCTTCACAATTTAAATGTTCTGATTGTAGGCGGAGGAAATGTCGGTCTGGAAAAGCTTTCTTTCTTGCTTAAGTCAAGTCCGAATGCAAATGTTGAGGTAGTGGCAAAAGAATTTCATTTAGAAATAAAAGTTTTGGCCGAAAAGCATCCTTCGATAACATTAACAAGATCGAAGTTTAAAAAGAAAATGCTCAAAAAACGTCACATGGTAATTGCCTGTACAGACGATTTGAAAGTAAATAAAAGAGTTTACGATTTAGCGAGAGAACGTTATTTGATTTGCAACATAGCAGATACGCCAGATTTATGTGACTATTATTTAGGCGGAATCGTAACAAAAGGAAATGTCAAAATAGCCATTTCGACAAACGGAAAATCACCGACAACAGCAAAAAGATTGCGTGAGTTTTTCGAAGAAGTAATTCCGGAAGATATCAACCAAATGGTTGAGAATCTGAATGAATACCGAAAAACGCTTAAAGGCAATTTTGAAGAAAAAGTTAAAAGGATGAATGAGATTACCTCTTCATTAAAAAATAAAGAGTAA